A genomic segment from Pseudoduganella chitinolytica encodes:
- the serS gene encoding serine--tRNA ligase encodes MIDIQLLRKDIDTVATRLATRKFQLDVAAFNTLESERKAIQTRTEELQGKRNSLSKQIGMLKGKGEDTTAVMAEVAGLGDELKANETALAAVQEKMSAFMQAVPNLPHESVPAGSDESGNVEVRKVGTPRSFEFDVKDHVDVGTPLGLDFDTATKLTGSRFAVMKGGIARLHRALAQFMLDTHTDKHGYTECYTPYMVNADSLLGTGQLPKFEADLFSVKKGGAEGEGENFYLIPTSEVTLTNTIRDEIVALDALPLKMTAHTPCFRSEAGSYGRDTRGMIRQHQFDKVELVQVVHPEKSYEVLEEMVGHAEAILQQLGLPYRVMSLCTGDMGFGAAKTYDLEVWLPAQNTYREISSLSNCEAFQARRMQARFRNAQGKPELVHTLNGSGLAVGRTLVAILENYQQADGSVEIPAVLQPYMGGLTQLKA; translated from the coding sequence ATGATAGACATCCAACTTCTCCGCAAAGACATCGACACCGTCGCCACCCGCCTGGCGACGCGCAAGTTCCAGCTGGACGTGGCAGCCTTCAACACGCTGGAATCGGAGCGCAAGGCGATCCAGACGCGCACCGAGGAACTGCAGGGCAAGCGCAATTCGCTGTCCAAGCAGATCGGCATGCTGAAGGGCAAGGGAGAAGACACGACGGCCGTGATGGCCGAAGTGGCGGGCCTGGGCGACGAGCTGAAGGCCAACGAGACGGCGCTGGCCGCCGTGCAGGAAAAGATGAGCGCCTTCATGCAAGCGGTGCCGAACCTGCCGCACGAGTCGGTGCCGGCCGGCAGCGACGAAAGCGGCAACGTCGAGGTGCGCAAGGTCGGCACCCCGCGCAGCTTCGAATTCGACGTCAAGGACCATGTCGACGTCGGCACCCCGCTGGGCCTGGACTTCGACACCGCCACCAAGCTGACGGGCTCGCGCTTCGCCGTCATGAAGGGCGGCATCGCCCGCCTGCACCGTGCGCTGGCGCAGTTCATGCTGGACACGCACACCGACAAGCACGGCTACACGGAATGCTACACGCCGTACATGGTCAACGCCGACTCGCTGCTGGGCACGGGCCAATTGCCCAAGTTCGAGGCGGACCTGTTCTCGGTGAAGAAGGGCGGCGCCGAAGGCGAGGGCGAGAATTTCTACCTGATCCCCACGTCGGAGGTGACGCTGACGAACACCATACGCGACGAGATCGTCGCCCTGGACGCGCTGCCGTTGAAGATGACGGCGCACACGCCGTGCTTCCGTTCCGAAGCGGGCAGCTACGGCCGCGACACGCGCGGCATGATCCGCCAGCACCAGTTCGACAAGGTCGAGCTGGTCCAGGTGGTCCATCCGGAGAAATCGTACGAGGTGCTGGAAGAGATGGTAGGCCACGCCGAGGCGATCCTGCAGCAGCTGGGCCTGCCGTACCGCGTGATGTCGCTTTGCACGGGCGACATGGGCTTCGGCGCAGCCAAGACGTACGACCTGGAAGTATGGCTGCCGGCGCAGAACACGTACCGCGAGATTTCGTCGCTGTCGAACTGCGAAGCGTTCCAGGCCCGCCGCATGCAGGCGCGCTTCCGCAACGCGCAGGGCAAGCCGGAACTGGTGCACACGCTGAACGGCTCCGGCCTGGCGGTGGGCCGCACCCTGGTGGCGATCCTGGAAAACTACCAGCAGGCGGACGGCAGCGTCGAGATTCCGGCGGTCCTGCAGCCGTACATGGGCGGGCTGACGCAGCTGAAGGCATGA
- a CDS encoding PEP-CTERM sorting domain-containing protein — MTTIAKPLVQLIAAAALTMAGAAHAGVIVKSAASQGIFTQAGANFGTDSLARTVPVWSVTDDATLLAFCIDPFTPMVTGTTTYAATPNVAFGDDVKRLYSQYYSSIDYSGMGQLTGDKRVTALSFQLALWELVADDGNLASGALAAVLADNGSKAQAVIGGATAMLATAQDERIAIADKYRFTTYAATGSQTVVTVSAVPEPSSLAMFGLGLAALGFVARRRRG, encoded by the coding sequence ATGACCACTATCGCCAAACCGCTCGTCCAACTCATCGCCGCCGCCGCCCTGACCATGGCCGGCGCCGCCCACGCGGGCGTCATCGTCAAGTCCGCCGCCTCGCAAGGCATCTTCACGCAGGCCGGTGCCAACTTCGGCACCGACAGCCTGGCCCGCACCGTGCCCGTGTGGAGCGTGACGGACGACGCCACGCTGCTGGCGTTCTGCATCGACCCGTTCACCCCGATGGTCACCGGCACGACGACCTACGCCGCCACGCCCAACGTGGCGTTCGGCGACGACGTCAAGCGCCTGTACTCGCAGTACTACTCGAGCATCGACTATTCGGGCATGGGCCAGCTGACGGGCGACAAGCGCGTCACGGCACTGAGCTTCCAGCTGGCCCTGTGGGAGCTGGTCGCCGACGACGGCAACCTGGCGAGCGGCGCGTTGGCGGCCGTGCTGGCCGACAATGGCAGCAAGGCGCAGGCCGTCATCGGCGGCGCGACCGCCATGCTGGCCACCGCGCAGGACGAGCGCATCGCCATTGCCGACAAGTACCGCTTCACGACGTACGCGGCGACCGGCTCGCAGACCGTGGTGACGGTCAGCGCCGTGCCGGAACCGTCGTCGCTGGCCATGTTCGGCCTGGGCCTGGCCGCGCTGGGTTTCGTCGCCCGCCGCCGCCGCGGCTGA
- a CDS encoding cytochrome ubiquinol oxidase subunit I yields MMGFSALELARIQFAFTMAFHIVFPALTIGMASYLAVLEGCWLVTRRAVYMTLYHYWLRIFAVTFGMGVVSGIVMAYQFGTNWSQFSEFAGGITGPLLAYEVLTAFFLEAGFLGVMLFGRNRVGPGLHFFATCMVALGTLISATWILASNSWMQTPQGHAIVDGRAVPVDWLAVILNPSFPYRLAHMGTAAYLSTALFVGAAAAWHLLHGRDDKAVRKMLSMAMWMVLLVAPLQAVIGDLHGLNTARHQPAKLAAMEGHWENRPGEGMPLLLFGMPDMAAERTRYAVGIPHLGSVILTHSWTGQVPGLKQFAPEERPNAPIVFWSFRIMVGLGLAMIALGLCSLWLRRGGRLYGQRLFLRAALAMGPAGLLAILAGWVTTEVGRQPWVVYGLLRTADAVSPHSAGALALTLALFVVSYLFVFGIGIAYVLRLVRKGPQAADLQQAPEGGPGAGRTPARPLSAAQEGADEGLPLPPERGGH; encoded by the coding sequence ATGATGGGGTTTTCCGCACTCGAGCTGGCCAGGATCCAGTTCGCGTTCACGATGGCGTTCCACATCGTATTTCCGGCATTGACGATCGGCATGGCCAGCTACCTGGCCGTGCTCGAGGGCTGCTGGCTCGTCACCCGGCGAGCCGTCTACATGACGCTGTACCACTACTGGCTGCGCATCTTTGCCGTCACGTTCGGCATGGGAGTCGTGTCGGGCATCGTCATGGCCTACCAGTTCGGCACCAACTGGAGCCAGTTCTCCGAATTCGCCGGCGGCATCACGGGCCCGCTGCTGGCCTACGAGGTGCTGACGGCATTCTTCCTGGAAGCGGGTTTCCTGGGCGTGATGCTGTTCGGGCGAAACCGGGTAGGACCCGGCCTGCATTTCTTCGCCACGTGCATGGTGGCGCTGGGCACGCTGATTTCGGCCACGTGGATCCTCGCCTCGAACAGCTGGATGCAAACCCCGCAGGGCCACGCGATCGTCGACGGCCGGGCCGTGCCGGTGGACTGGCTGGCGGTGATCCTGAACCCGTCGTTTCCGTACCGGCTGGCCCATATGGGCACCGCGGCCTACCTGTCGACGGCGCTGTTCGTTGGCGCCGCCGCGGCCTGGCACCTGCTGCACGGGCGCGACGACAAGGCCGTGCGCAAGATGCTGTCGATGGCGATGTGGATGGTGCTGCTGGTGGCGCCGCTGCAGGCCGTCATCGGCGACCTGCACGGGCTGAACACGGCGCGCCACCAGCCGGCCAAGCTGGCGGCGATGGAGGGACACTGGGAGAACCGCCCGGGCGAGGGCATGCCGCTGCTGCTGTTCGGCATGCCGGACATGGCCGCCGAGCGCACCCGCTATGCCGTCGGCATCCCGCACCTGGGCAGCGTGATCCTGACGCACAGCTGGACCGGCCAGGTCCCCGGCCTGAAGCAGTTTGCGCCCGAAGAGCGGCCCAACGCCCCCATCGTGTTCTGGAGTTTTCGCATCATGGTCGGGCTGGGCCTGGCCATGATCGCGCTGGGCCTGTGCAGCCTGTGGCTGCGCCGGGGCGGGCGGCTGTACGGCCAGCGCCTGTTCCTGCGCGCCGCGCTGGCAATGGGCCCGGCCGGCCTGCTGGCGATCCTGGCCGGCTGGGTCACGACCGAGGTGGGGCGCCAGCCGTGGGTCGTGTACGGCCTGCTGCGCACGGCCGATGCGGTGTCGCCGCACAGCGCCGGCGCGCTCGCGCTGACGCTGGCGCTGTTCGTCGTCAGCTACCTGTTCGTGTTCGGCATCGGCATCGCCTACGTGCTGCGCCTGGTGCGCAAGGGCCCGCAGGCCGCTGACCTGCAACAGGCGCCCGAGGGCGGCCCGGGTGCCGGACGCACCCCCGCGCGGCCGCTGTCGGCCGCGCAGGAGGGCGCCGACGAGGGCCTGCCGCTGCCACCGGAACGAGGAGGACACTGA
- a CDS encoding twin-arginine translocation signal domain-containing protein, with translation MNDIVSVPPAAASEEPLRTRRAFLKAAPLGALALVAGPAPAVEVVPAAPAPAQPEQRGYHETEHIRRYYQTAAYW, from the coding sequence ATGAACGACATCGTCTCCGTCCCGCCGGCCGCCGCCAGCGAGGAACCCCTGCGCACCCGCCGTGCGTTCCTGAAGGCCGCGCCGTTGGGTGCCCTGGCACTGGTTGCCGGGCCGGCCCCGGCCGTCGAGGTGGTGCCAGCGGCGCCCGCGCCGGCGCAGCCGGAGCAGCGCGGTTACCACGAGACGGAGCACATCCGCCGTTACTACCAGACGGCCGCTTATTGGTAA
- a CDS encoding DUF2474 domain-containing protein, with product MAPQWLRRLGWLVVLWCGGVAALAVVAGLLRVLMHAAGMR from the coding sequence ATGGCGCCGCAGTGGCTGCGCCGGCTCGGCTGGCTGGTCGTGCTGTGGTGCGGCGGCGTGGCGGCGCTGGCCGTGGTCGCCGGGCTGCTGCGCGTGCTGATGCATGCGGCAGGGATGCGCTGA
- a CDS encoding SdrD B-like domain-containing protein — protein MSDISLASTIHVFEDTSVNLTLRDILAQAGYTSEQGVTITEFVAILPDGTKAFDNTPLFGMVDEETLYVRPGAWQPNYNGGFTTYEFLVAGEDGDLVTLTLKVVVDPVNDAPFGADRAYDLADRTPVVLGEEAFGFRDPVEGDAFQAVIITALPLAGQVLLHGSAIAAGTEVSALDLRAGALTFVPSATTGGIVDVGFHVRDNGGTVGPGAQDTSVAENHLTFKIPLPTPPDNPGDTDPPTGGEGALAQLGDTIWEDGNANGIQDAGERGIAGVTVELKDSTGAVVKTTTTGADGQYFFNVAAGTYTAQLRAPDGYVATAKGQGGDGALDSDFDASGRTGAITLAQGEVNNAADGGLYRAASLTSQAWKDADRDGVRDAGETAVANVRVALLDGAGKQVASALTDAGGNYTFTNLKPGSYSVKFDTASLPAGLQFTTPGLDSAAAADGSTAPVTLASGAHATLAAGLVEDMATIGDRVWEDRNGNGVQDSGEAGIAGVAVQLKDATGKVVASTTTDAAGAYAFKAAAGTYSVAVKAPAGYLATVANVGDDAADSDIGTNGATAQFTVRAGDKLATIDAGLYRAASLGNRVWYDCDGDGIQDSGDTGIGGAKVTLLNADGKALATTTTDCDGLYQFGNLKPGSYSVQFDKSALPSGYVITRRDAGSDDARDSDIGADGRSHKVTLVSGEHNTSVDAGIAAAASVGNRVWEDCDFDGVQDAGEAGVCGVTVRLYDAAHNLKATTVTAADGSYKFAGLQAGSYSVEVVKPNGWYTTKANVGSNSLDSDFVNLASGSAGSGTFTLAAGEHNTSIDAGLYRKASIGDKVWRDANHNGVQDSGEEGIGKIKVALYHAGTGALVGSTVTDAKGSYLFSNLDPGSYYLKFDKTNVLFTDLSHRTYSMNDWKWGVKNTGGNDAIDSDVNGDGVSKAGVTQTDATFLSSGENDMRWDAAITPIALDLNGDGIQTIARADFHGSFDLLGTGKAIQSGWLSAGDAFLAIDANGNGSIDGIGELFGGAAKGSGFARLASFDSNGDGIVDAHDARFGALTLWQDANGNGRTDAGELIALAQAGVTALNVAFEELPFLDANGNLHLERSSAVIDGRAVDMTDVYFNVSAADAAAAGIAAPTMAELVGQPEPAQQAI, from the coding sequence ATGAGCGACATTTCACTGGCCAGTACCATCCACGTCTTCGAGGACACCTCCGTCAACCTGACCCTGCGCGACATCCTGGCGCAGGCGGGCTACACCAGCGAGCAGGGCGTCACGATTACCGAGTTCGTCGCCATCCTGCCGGACGGCACCAAGGCCTTCGACAACACGCCGCTGTTCGGCATGGTCGACGAGGAGACGCTGTACGTGCGTCCGGGCGCATGGCAGCCGAACTACAACGGCGGCTTTACCACCTATGAATTCCTGGTCGCGGGCGAGGACGGCGACCTGGTCACGCTGACGCTGAAGGTCGTCGTCGACCCGGTCAACGACGCGCCGTTCGGCGCCGACCGCGCGTATGACCTGGCCGACCGCACGCCGGTCGTGCTGGGCGAGGAGGCCTTCGGCTTCCGCGATCCCGTCGAGGGCGATGCCTTCCAGGCCGTGATCATCACGGCGCTGCCGCTGGCCGGCCAGGTGCTTTTGCACGGCAGCGCGATCGCCGCCGGTACCGAAGTCTCGGCGCTGGACCTGCGTGCCGGTGCGCTGACGTTCGTGCCTTCCGCCACGACCGGCGGCATCGTCGACGTGGGCTTCCACGTGCGCGACAACGGCGGCACCGTGGGACCGGGCGCGCAGGACACCAGCGTGGCGGAGAACCACCTGACCTTCAAGATTCCGCTGCCGACGCCGCCGGACAATCCCGGCGACACCGACCCGCCCACCGGCGGCGAGGGCGCGCTGGCGCAGCTGGGCGACACGATCTGGGAAGACGGCAACGCCAACGGCATCCAGGATGCGGGCGAGCGCGGCATCGCCGGCGTCACCGTGGAACTGAAGGACAGCACGGGTGCCGTCGTCAAGACCACCACCACGGGCGCGGACGGCCAGTACTTCTTCAACGTGGCCGCCGGCACCTACACGGCGCAGCTGCGCGCCCCGGACGGTTATGTCGCCACGGCCAAGGGCCAGGGCGGCGACGGCGCGTTGGACAGCGACTTCGACGCTTCCGGCCGTACCGGCGCCATCACGCTGGCGCAGGGCGAAGTCAATAACGCGGCCGACGGTGGCCTGTATCGCGCCGCGTCGCTGACCAGCCAGGCCTGGAAGGATGCGGACCGCGACGGCGTGCGCGATGCCGGCGAGACGGCCGTGGCGAATGTACGCGTCGCGCTGCTCGACGGCGCCGGCAAGCAGGTCGCCAGCGCGCTGACCGATGCCGGCGGCAACTACACGTTCACCAACCTGAAGCCGGGCAGCTACAGCGTCAAGTTCGACACGGCCTCGCTGCCGGCCGGCCTGCAGTTCACGACGCCGGGCCTGGATTCGGCCGCCGCCGCGGACGGCAGCACGGCGCCCGTCACGCTGGCGTCCGGTGCGCATGCCACCCTGGCCGCCGGCCTGGTGGAAGACATGGCCACCATCGGCGACCGCGTTTGGGAGGACAGGAACGGCAACGGCGTGCAGGACAGCGGCGAAGCGGGCATCGCCGGCGTCGCCGTGCAGTTGAAGGACGCCACCGGCAAGGTAGTCGCCAGCACGACGACGGACGCCGCCGGCGCCTACGCCTTCAAGGCCGCCGCCGGCACGTACAGCGTGGCCGTCAAGGCGCCGGCCGGCTACCTGGCCACCGTCGCCAACGTGGGCGACGACGCCGCCGACAGCGACATCGGCACCAACGGCGCCACCGCCCAGTTCACGGTGCGCGCCGGCGACAAGCTGGCCACGATCGACGCGGGCCTGTATCGCGCGGCCTCGCTGGGCAACCGGGTCTGGTACGACTGCGATGGCGACGGCATCCAGGACAGCGGCGACACGGGGATCGGCGGCGCCAAGGTAACGCTGCTCAATGCCGACGGCAAGGCCCTGGCCACGACCACGACCGATTGCGATGGCCTGTACCAGTTCGGCAACCTGAAGCCCGGCAGCTACAGCGTGCAGTTCGACAAATCGGCACTGCCTTCTGGCTACGTCATTACCCGGCGCGACGCCGGCAGCGACGACGCGCGCGACTCCGACATCGGCGCCGATGGCCGCTCGCACAAGGTGACGCTGGTCTCGGGCGAACACAACACGAGCGTGGATGCGGGTATCGCGGCGGCGGCCTCGGTCGGCAACCGCGTGTGGGAAGACTGCGACTTCGATGGCGTGCAGGATGCCGGCGAAGCGGGCGTGTGCGGCGTTACCGTGCGCCTGTACGATGCCGCCCACAACCTGAAGGCCACGACCGTGACCGCCGCCGACGGCAGCTACAAGTTCGCCGGCCTGCAGGCCGGCAGCTACAGCGTCGAAGTGGTCAAGCCGAACGGCTGGTACACGACCAAGGCCAATGTGGGCAGCAACAGCCTCGATTCGGACTTCGTCAACCTGGCCAGCGGCAGCGCCGGCAGCGGCACGTTCACGCTGGCCGCGGGCGAACACAACACCAGCATCGACGCGGGCCTGTACCGCAAGGCCAGCATCGGCGACAAGGTCTGGCGCGACGCCAACCACAACGGCGTGCAGGACAGCGGCGAGGAAGGCATCGGCAAGATCAAGGTCGCGCTGTACCACGCCGGCACGGGCGCGCTGGTCGGCAGCACGGTCACGGACGCGAAGGGCTCCTACCTGTTCAGCAACCTGGATCCGGGCAGCTACTACCTGAAGTTCGACAAGACCAACGTGCTCTTCACCGACCTGTCCCACCGCACCTACTCGATGAACGACTGGAAGTGGGGCGTCAAGAACACGGGCGGCAACGACGCGATCGACTCCGACGTCAACGGCGACGGCGTCAGCAAGGCCGGCGTGACGCAGACCGATGCCACGTTCCTGTCCTCCGGCGAGAACGACATGCGCTGGGACGCGGCCATCACGCCGATCGCACTCGACCTGAACGGCGACGGCATCCAGACGATCGCCCGCGCCGACTTCCACGGCAGTTTCGACCTGCTGGGAACCGGCAAGGCCATCCAGTCCGGCTGGCTGTCGGCCGGCGACGCCTTCCTGGCCATCGATGCGAACGGCAACGGCAGCATCGACGGCATCGGCGAACTGTTCGGCGGCGCGGCCAAGGGCAGCGGCTTCGCCAGGCTGGCCAGCTTCGACAGCAATGGCGACGGCATCGTCGATGCGCACGACGCGCGGTTCGGCGCGCTGACCCTGTGGCAGGACGCCAACGGCAACGGCCGCACCGATGCGGGCGAACTGATCGCGCTGGCGCAGGCCGGCGTGACGGCCCTGAACGTCGCGTTCGAGGAGCTGCCGTTCCTGGATGCGAACGGCAACCTGCACCTGGAGCGCAGCAGCGCCGTGATCGACGGCCGCGCCGTCGACATGACGGACGTGTACTTCAATGTGTCCGCCGCCGACGCGGCGGCAGCCGGCATCGCGGCGCCGACCATGGCCGAACTGGTCGGCCAGCCCGAACCGGCGCAGCAAGCAATCTAA
- a CDS encoding DUF5694 domain-containing protein, whose protein sequence is MRKALRPGVACAAALLAIAPCRNALAQVALEDLDTGMTGPRAQVLVLGTVHLNTLPPGFDPAALDGLLARLAAFRPDIVTIETESGEECDLAARHPARYGPDYCPSTAAAQAATGLDMPAAIAAADASFKRWPAQPSPAQRRRLAAVLLAANDRASAYVQWLQLPAGERRAGDTLDEPLVRLLDKLATTNNENYQLAARLAARLGLQRVHAVDNHTGDRIDVPDIKPFVQAVEAAWASGGAALKESERREAALARATDLLPLYRLVNDPDQLRIRAQANVVPALRADSPQRYPLMWVAGWEIRNLRMVANVRETFRERPGARVLAVVGATHKPWFDRWLGQLQGVDVVDAATVLK, encoded by the coding sequence ATGCGCAAAGCCCTCCGTCCTGGCGTCGCGTGCGCCGCCGCGCTGCTGGCGATCGCGCCCTGTCGCAACGCACTGGCACAGGTCGCGCTGGAAGACCTCGATACCGGGATGACCGGTCCACGCGCGCAGGTACTCGTGCTGGGCACGGTGCACCTGAACACGCTGCCGCCCGGTTTCGATCCCGCCGCGCTGGACGGCTTGCTGGCGCGGCTGGCCGCGTTCCGGCCCGACATCGTCACCATCGAAACGGAGTCGGGCGAGGAATGCGACCTCGCTGCGCGCCATCCGGCCCGCTATGGGCCCGACTACTGTCCATCGACCGCGGCGGCGCAGGCGGCAACGGGCCTGGACATGCCTGCGGCGATCGCCGCCGCCGATGCGTCGTTCAAGCGCTGGCCCGCGCAGCCGTCGCCCGCCCAGCGCCGGCGCCTGGCGGCCGTGCTGCTGGCGGCCAACGACCGGGCGTCCGCCTATGTTCAGTGGCTGCAGTTGCCGGCCGGCGAGCGCCGCGCGGGAGACACGCTGGACGAGCCCCTGGTGCGCCTGCTCGACAAGCTCGCCACGACCAACAACGAAAACTACCAACTGGCGGCGCGGCTGGCCGCACGGCTTGGCCTGCAACGCGTGCACGCCGTCGACAACCACACCGGCGACCGCATCGACGTGCCGGACATCAAGCCGTTCGTACAGGCAGTGGAAGCGGCATGGGCCAGCGGCGGGGCGGCGCTGAAGGAAAGCGAGCGGCGCGAGGCGGCGCTGGCGCGTGCAACCGATCTGCTGCCGCTGTACCGGCTCGTCAACGATCCAGACCAGCTGCGCATCCGGGCGCAGGCCAACGTGGTGCCGGCCCTGCGCGCCGATTCGCCGCAGCGCTACCCGCTGATGTGGGTGGCCGGGTGGGAGATTCGCAACCTGCGCATGGTGGCCAATGTGCGCGAGACATTCCGTGAGCGGCCGGGGGCGCGCGTCCTGGCCGTCGTGGGCGCGACGCACAAGCCGTGGTTCGATCGCTGGCTGGGGCAGTTGCAGGGGGTGGACGTGGTGGATGCCGCGACGGTGTTGAAGTAG
- a CDS encoding YciI-like protein: protein MHHLLSYELADDYLQRREQFRAEHLKLAWDAVGRGELLLAGAAGDPIDMALLVFTTDSPAVVEAFAQADPYVRHGLVKRWTVRKWHTVVGEQASNPVR, encoded by the coding sequence ATGCATCACCTGCTGTCCTATGAACTGGCCGACGACTACCTGCAGCGCCGCGAGCAGTTCCGCGCCGAACACCTGAAACTGGCGTGGGATGCCGTCGGGCGCGGCGAACTGCTGCTGGCCGGCGCGGCCGGCGATCCCATCGACATGGCCCTGCTGGTGTTCACGACCGACAGCCCGGCCGTCGTCGAGGCGTTCGCGCAGGCCGATCCCTATGTGCGGCATGGCCTCGTCAAGCGCTGGACCGTGCGCAAGTGGCACACCGTCGTGGGCGAGCAGGCCAGCAATCCGGTGCGTTGA
- a CDS encoding TorD/DmsD family molecular chaperone, whose translation MQGQSACFAASQPTTPSATRSVAPPLGAEDQARADLYALAARLLLAPPDAALLADLAAADPILGSHDERPLEDAWEQLVLAAAVVDAAAVAEEFDGLFISLGTPPVNPYGSLYLSGFLNDTPLAQLRADLAALGLARVAGVAEFEDHLGALCETMRVLILSGRPLARQQEFFEAHLGPWFARCLEDVAQGPGANFYRVVAAFVAAFLTIEAQAFAVDSTADAALA comes from the coding sequence GTGCAGGGCCAGTCAGCATGTTTTGCCGCGAGCCAACCCACCACGCCGTCCGCTACCCGGTCCGTCGCGCCGCCCCTCGGCGCTGAAGACCAGGCCCGGGCCGACCTGTACGCCCTGGCCGCGCGCCTGCTGCTGGCGCCGCCCGATGCCGCGCTGCTGGCCGACCTGGCCGCGGCCGATCCGATCCTGGGCAGCCACGACGAACGGCCCCTGGAGGACGCCTGGGAGCAGCTGGTGCTGGCGGCCGCCGTGGTCGATGCCGCGGCGGTCGCGGAAGAGTTCGACGGCCTGTTCATCAGCCTGGGCACGCCCCCCGTCAATCCCTACGGTTCGCTCTACCTGTCCGGCTTCCTGAACGACACGCCGCTGGCGCAACTGCGGGCCGACCTGGCCGCGCTGGGGCTGGCGCGCGTTGCCGGCGTCGCGGAGTTCGAGGACCATCTTGGCGCGCTGTGCGAGACCATGCGCGTGCTGATCCTGTCCGGCCGTCCGCTGGCGCGCCAGCAGGAGTTCTTCGAGGCGCACCTCGGGCCGTGGTTCGCCCGTTGTCTCGAGGACGTCGCGCAGGGCCCGGGCGCCAATTTCTATCGCGTCGTGGCGGCCTTCGTCGCGGCCTTTCTCACCATCGAAGCGCAGGCGTTTGCCGTCGACAGCACGGCCGATGCGGCGCTGGCATGA
- the cydB gene encoding cytochrome d ubiquinol oxidase subunit II, translating into MGVDITVIWAAIIFFGVFMYVVMDGFDLGIGMLYPFVPARADRDVMMNTVAPVWDGNETWLVLGGAGLLAAFPVAYSIVLSGLYLPLIFMLLGLLFRGVAFEFRFKARERERHIWDKAFIGGSVVAAFFQGVALGAFLSGIPVSGRSFSGTAMSWFSPFALAAGCGTMIAYTLLGATWLIMKTEGSLQQRMIGVTRPLTFLMLAAIVAVSAWTPLRYPQVAERWFSFPNMAFLAPVPALVLLAVFLLLRSLARSPHRLPFLMALALVLLAYTGMAISIWPHIVPPYITIWEAAGPPSSQGFALVGTLVILPFILMYTGWSYFVFRGKVRSGEGYH; encoded by the coding sequence ATGGGCGTCGACATCACAGTGATCTGGGCCGCCATCATCTTCTTCGGCGTCTTCATGTACGTTGTCATGGACGGGTTCGACCTGGGCATCGGCATGCTGTACCCGTTCGTGCCGGCCCGCGCCGACCGCGACGTCATGATGAACACCGTGGCACCCGTGTGGGACGGCAACGAGACGTGGCTGGTGCTGGGCGGCGCTGGCCTGCTGGCCGCGTTCCCGGTGGCGTATTCGATCGTGCTGTCCGGGCTGTACCTGCCGCTGATCTTCATGCTGCTGGGATTGCTGTTCCGGGGCGTGGCGTTCGAGTTCCGCTTCAAGGCGCGCGAGCGCGAACGCCACATCTGGGACAAGGCCTTCATCGGCGGCTCCGTCGTCGCGGCGTTTTTCCAGGGCGTCGCGCTGGGCGCCTTCCTGAGCGGCATCCCCGTCTCCGGCCGCAGCTTCAGCGGCACGGCCATGAGCTGGTTCTCGCCGTTCGCGCTGGCGGCCGGCTGCGGCACGATGATCGCCTACACGCTGCTGGGCGCCACGTGGCTCATCATGAAGACGGAAGGATCGCTGCAGCAGCGCATGATCGGCGTCACCCGGCCGTTGACGTTCCTGATGCTGGCCGCCATCGTCGCCGTCAGCGCCTGGACCCCGCTGCGCTACCCGCAGGTCGCCGAGCGCTGGTTCAGCTTCCCGAACATGGCTTTCCTGGCGCCCGTGCCCGCGCTGGTGCTGCTGGCGGTGTTCCTGTTGCTGCGGTCGCTGGCGCGCAGCCCGCATCGGCTGCCATTCCTGATGGCGCTGGCGCTGGTGTTGCTGGCCTATACCGGCATGGCGATCAGCATCTGGCCGCACATCGTGCCACCCTACATCACGATCTGGGAGGCCGCCGGGCCGCCGTCCAGCCAGGGCTTCGCGTTGGTCGGCACGCTGGTCATCCTGCCGTTCATCCTGATGTACACGGGCTGGTCGTATTTTGTCTTCCGCGGCAAGGTCAGGTCGGGCGAGGGGTATCACTGA